A genome region from Vibrio tapetis subsp. tapetis includes the following:
- the fadR gene encoding fatty acid metabolism transcriptional regulator FadR encodes MVIKAKSPAGFAEKYIIESIWKGRFPPGSILPAERELSELIGVTRTTLREVLQRLARDGWLTIQHGKPTKVNQFMETSSLHILDTLMTLDADNATSIVEDLLAARTSISPIFMRYAFKGNKDQSLVTIASVIESCEQLMQSPSWDEFYEASPYKDKLKLSIKDDNEKDEQKRQGILVARTFNFYDYMLFQRLAFHSGNQIYGLIFNGIKKLYDRVGSFYFSNPEARELALDFYKQLHEVCEQENREALPILIRHYGIESGKIWNEMKENLPHDFTEDDS; translated from the coding sequence ATGGTTATTAAGGCAAAGAGCCCAGCAGGTTTCGCTGAAAAGTACATTATCGAGAGCATTTGGAAAGGACGTTTTCCTCCAGGCTCAATATTGCCGGCTGAACGTGAGCTGTCTGAGTTGATTGGCGTAACTAGAACAACACTTCGAGAAGTACTGCAACGTCTAGCTCGCGATGGTTGGTTAACCATTCAGCATGGTAAGCCAACAAAAGTAAACCAGTTTATGGAGACATCGAGCCTGCATATTCTGGATACCTTGATGACATTAGATGCCGACAATGCAACAAGTATTGTTGAAGATCTTCTTGCAGCACGTACCAGCATCAGCCCTATTTTTATGCGTTATGCATTTAAAGGCAATAAAGATCAGTCGTTGGTTACAATTGCGAGTGTTATTGAATCATGTGAACAGTTAATGCAGTCACCAAGTTGGGATGAGTTTTACGAGGCTTCTCCTTATAAAGACAAGCTTAAGCTGAGCATCAAAGACGACAACGAGAAAGACGAACAAAAACGTCAAGGTATTTTGGTAGCACGTACGTTTAACTTCTACGATTACATGTTATTCCAACGCTTAGCATTCCATTCAGGTAACCAAATCTACGGTTTGATCTTTAATGGGATTAAAAAATTATACGATCGTGTGGGTAGTTTTTATTTTTCTAACCCAGAAGCTCGCGAGCTTGCATTAGACTTCTACAAGCAATTGCACGAAGTGTGCGAACAAGAAAATCGCGAAGCTCTGCCTATTCTTATTCGCCATTATGGTATCGAAAGTGGCAAGATTTGGAACGAAATGAAAGAAAATCTTCCTCACGATTTCACTGAAGATGACAGCTAA
- the nhaB gene encoding Na(+)/H(+) antiporter NhaB — protein MPMSLGNAFIKNFLGKAPDWYKLAIISFLVINPIVFFFVDPFVAGWLLVVEFIFTLAMALKCYPLQPGGLLAIEAVAIGMTSAEQVKHELVANIEVLLLLIFMVAGIYFMKQLLLFIFTKILLGIRSKALLSVAFCFAAAFLSAFLDALTVIAVVISVAVGFYAIYHKVASGKGNNTAHDHTTDDGLCEVSRDDLEDYRAFLRSLLMHAGVGTALGGVMTMVGEPQNLIIADQAGWLFGEFIMRMLPVTLPVLFCGLATSMLVEKFKICGYGAELPDSVRKILEDNDIEERKRRTKQDVARLWVQGIIAVWLIVGLALHLAAVGLIGLSVIILATAFTGVIEEHSLGKAFEEALPFTALLAVFFSIVAVIIDQHLFKPVIDAVLSLEGGQQMVMFYIANGVLSMVSDNVFVGTVYINEVKTALLEGVITRDQFDLLAVAINTGTNLPSVATPNGQAAFLFLLTSALAPLIRLSYGRMVIMALPYTIVLALVGLFGIAFLLEPMTAWFYDMGWIIHHSDKAIGAAAALAH, from the coding sequence ATGCCGATGTCACTCGGAAACGCATTTATTAAGAATTTTCTAGGCAAAGCACCAGATTGGTACAAACTTGCCATTATTTCATTCTTGGTTATTAACCCAATTGTTTTTTTCTTCGTTGACCCGTTTGTAGCAGGTTGGTTATTGGTGGTTGAATTCATTTTTACGCTGGCAATGGCGCTAAAATGCTACCCACTTCAACCCGGTGGCTTATTGGCAATTGAAGCCGTCGCCATAGGAATGACGAGTGCTGAACAAGTAAAGCATGAACTGGTAGCGAATATAGAAGTCTTATTGCTCTTGATCTTCATGGTTGCTGGCATTTACTTCATGAAGCAGCTTTTGCTCTTTATCTTTACAAAAATCCTGCTTGGCATTCGCTCTAAGGCTTTACTATCGGTCGCATTTTGTTTCGCCGCAGCCTTTCTTTCTGCCTTCCTGGATGCGCTAACGGTAATCGCTGTTGTTATCAGTGTTGCTGTTGGTTTCTATGCTATCTACCATAAAGTCGCTTCAGGAAAGGGAAATAACACAGCCCATGACCACACAACAGATGATGGCCTCTGTGAAGTTAGCCGCGATGATCTAGAGGATTACCGTGCGTTCTTACGTTCATTGCTAATGCACGCAGGTGTAGGTACTGCACTGGGTGGTGTAATGACCATGGTTGGTGAACCACAAAACTTAATCATTGCCGATCAGGCTGGTTGGTTGTTTGGCGAATTCATAATGAGAATGCTGCCTGTAACCTTGCCGGTTCTGTTCTGCGGCCTAGCAACAAGTATGTTAGTTGAGAAATTTAAAATCTGTGGTTATGGGGCTGAATTGCCTGATAGCGTTCGTAAGATTTTGGAAGACAACGATATTGAAGAGCGTAAGCGTCGTACAAAACAAGATGTTGCACGTCTTTGGGTACAAGGCATCATCGCTGTTTGGCTAATCGTAGGATTGGCGCTTCACTTGGCGGCTGTAGGCCTTATTGGCTTATCTGTGATTATTCTTGCAACGGCATTTACCGGTGTTATTGAAGAGCACTCTTTAGGTAAAGCATTTGAAGAAGCCCTTCCGTTTACAGCTTTATTGGCAGTATTTTTCTCGATTGTTGCCGTAATTATCGACCAACATTTATTCAAGCCAGTTATTGATGCGGTGTTAAGCCTCGAAGGTGGTCAACAAATGGTGATGTTCTACATTGCCAATGGTGTTCTTTCCATGGTGTCTGACAACGTGTTCGTTGGCACGGTTTACATCAACGAAGTAAAAACAGCTTTGCTTGAAGGCGTGATTACACGTGACCAATTTGACTTGTTGGCGGTTGCTATCAATACCGGTACTAACCTACCATCGGTTGCAACACCGAATGGCCAAGCCGCTTTCTTGTTCTTACTTACGTCTGCCTTAGCACCATTAATTCGTTTATCTTACGGGCGTATGGTCATCATGGCGTTGCCTTACACCATCGTGTTAGCGTTGGTAGGCCTATTTGGTATCGCGTTCTTACTCGAACCGATGACGGCATGGTTCTATGATATGGGATGGATAATCCACCATTCAGATAAAGCCATTGGTGCCGCAGCCGCACTCGCTCACTAA
- the dsbB gene encoding disulfide bond formation protein DsbB: MSFLYPIKQFSESRISWLLLLLSILAFELSALYFQHVMMLAPCVMCIYERVAMFGVSGAALIGLLNPKNAIVRWLGFAAWGASGYKGLELSMQHVDYQFNPSPFATCDIFVSFPDWAPLHKWFPNIFNAYGDCSKVVWQFLGLSMPQWLVIIFAGILVALAIVVIAQLSKPKSQFR; this comes from the coding sequence TTGAGCTTCTTATACCCTATTAAACAGTTTTCTGAGTCTCGAATTTCGTGGCTTCTTCTCCTGTTAAGCATTTTGGCCTTTGAATTAAGTGCCTTGTATTTTCAGCATGTCATGATGTTAGCACCATGCGTCATGTGTATTTATGAGCGCGTTGCCATGTTTGGTGTCAGTGGAGCGGCGCTCATTGGGCTACTTAATCCAAAAAACGCGATTGTGCGTTGGTTAGGCTTTGCCGCATGGGGAGCAAGTGGTTACAAAGGGCTTGAGCTTTCAATGCAGCACGTTGATTACCAGTTTAACCCTTCTCCGTTTGCAACTTGCGATATCTTTGTGAGCTTCCCTGACTGGGCGCCTCTTCATAAATGGTTCCCGAATATTTTCAACGCCTACGGCGATTGCAGCAAAGTAGTCTGGCAATTCCTTGGCCTTTCTATGCCTCAATGGCTAGTGATTATATTTGCAGGCATTTTGGTTGCACTGGCTATTGTCGTCATTGCTCAGTTATCTAAACCAAAATCTCAATTTCGTTAA
- a CDS encoding SEC-C metal-binding domain-containing protein, whose protein sequence is MYQIVNLPESWQGESAVFLEGAIFASNLATKPLQPEVWLNDIAGDDAAVINPIVVGQINQQYNLLKRSEYSPLTLLAEPDLNSNLAEYSQGFMSVWPVIETQWQEAAMGDGSLRMLQALLTTMMLAIDESQTRKQMEQAGIIPAPLLSDFVDQFDVMVMEVALAADEAMVGGKAQRVNPFKDIGRNDSCPCDSGKKYKQCCGK, encoded by the coding sequence ATGTATCAAATTGTAAATCTTCCAGAAAGCTGGCAAGGGGAAAGCGCTGTATTTTTAGAAGGCGCCATTTTTGCTTCAAATCTCGCGACCAAGCCTCTTCAACCTGAAGTATGGTTGAATGACATTGCGGGTGACGATGCTGCAGTCATTAATCCTATTGTTGTTGGTCAAATTAACCAGCAGTACAACCTGCTTAAAAGAAGTGAATACTCACCTTTGACGCTACTGGCTGAGCCTGATCTTAACTCAAACCTTGCTGAGTATTCTCAGGGCTTTATGAGCGTATGGCCTGTCATTGAAACGCAATGGCAAGAAGCTGCAATGGGAGACGGCAGTTTACGTATGCTACAAGCGTTGCTGACGACCATGATGCTGGCAATCGATGAGTCGCAAACACGTAAACAAATGGAGCAAGCGGGTATTATTCCAGCGCCATTGTTGTCTGACTTTGTTGATCAGTTTGATGTGATGGTCATGGAAGTCGCGCTCGCGGCCGATGAAGCCATGGTGGGGGGTAAAGCTCAGCGTGTGAACCCGTTTAAAGATATCGGTCGCAACGATTCCTGCCCGTGCGACAGTGGCAAAAAATACAAACAATGCTGCGGAAAGTAG
- a CDS encoding type II secretion system protein, translating to MYRNTKGFTLIELVVVIVILGILAVTAAPRFLNVSRDAHLARAKGAFAAFINSSQLYHSKWLTTGEPDSSLPLGGYGDGDIYPSYTGYPLAVGHIPVSGGTKLEGPDCSKIWTSLMNTDLTIRDHGSSVFPSDQDMVSWFTGDQKCYYYYTSGFGPGESLQRLNYSPFTGEAEVTESTPSS from the coding sequence ATGTACCGAAACACCAAAGGGTTTACCCTAATTGAATTGGTGGTCGTGATCGTGATCTTAGGCATTTTAGCCGTCACCGCTGCCCCCCGTTTTCTAAATGTAAGTCGAGACGCTCATCTCGCCCGTGCTAAAGGCGCATTTGCTGCCTTTATCAACTCTAGCCAGCTATATCATAGTAAGTGGCTCACTACTGGTGAACCTGATAGTTCATTACCGCTAGGTGGATACGGGGATGGTGACATCTACCCATCTTATACTGGTTATCCTCTGGCTGTAGGTCATATCCCCGTTTCTGGAGGCACAAAACTAGAAGGGCCTGATTGCTCTAAAATATGGACATCTCTAATGAATACCGACCTTACAATTAGAGACCATGGAAGTAGCGTATTCCCTTCAGATCAAGATATGGTTAGTTGGTTTACTGGCGATCAAAAATGTTACTACTATTACACCTCAGGGTTTGGACCGGGTGAAAGCCTCCAGCGACTTAATTACTCCCCCTTTACTGGTGAGGCAGAAGTTACCGAGAGTACCCCTAGTAGTTAA
- the dusC gene encoding tRNA dihydrouridine(16) synthase DusC codes for MRVILGPMEGVLDHLMREILTEINDYDLCVTEFVRIVDQLLPDHVFHRLCPELEQGSQTKSGVPIHIQLLGQDPNWMAENAVRAANLGAKGIDINFGCPAKMVNKSNGGAALLKQPELIYQVVKACREAVDPSIAVTAKIRLGWEDPEDCFDIVNAIEQAGANELTVHARTKSGGYKASEIKWHYIDEIRKRTSVPLIANGEIWNYQDGQDCIKVTGVDSLMVCRGAFNVPNLGNMVKHNHQAMPWHEVVDLLLQYSQYEMKGDKGLYYPNRVKQWFSYLRQQYPQAADLFREIRTFNKAAPIIEHIERYRLTLDQSSNQTTLNILQR; via the coding sequence ATGCGAGTAATATTAGGTCCAATGGAAGGTGTGCTAGATCATCTGATGCGAGAGATCCTTACCGAGATCAACGACTATGATCTGTGCGTAACTGAATTTGTTCGTATCGTCGACCAACTCCTTCCAGATCATGTCTTCCATCGCCTATGCCCTGAACTAGAGCAGGGCTCGCAAACTAAGTCTGGTGTCCCGATCCACATCCAATTACTTGGTCAAGACCCGAATTGGATGGCAGAAAATGCAGTAAGAGCCGCTAACCTTGGTGCAAAAGGAATCGATATTAACTTTGGTTGCCCCGCGAAAATGGTCAACAAAAGTAATGGTGGAGCTGCATTATTAAAGCAGCCAGAACTCATTTACCAAGTAGTAAAAGCCTGCCGAGAAGCCGTCGATCCAAGTATTGCTGTAACGGCAAAAATTCGTTTAGGGTGGGAAGATCCTGAAGATTGCTTTGATATAGTTAATGCGATAGAACAAGCCGGAGCCAATGAGTTAACCGTGCATGCCCGAACTAAAAGTGGCGGCTATAAGGCCAGTGAAATTAAGTGGCATTATATTGATGAGATTCGAAAGAGAACCTCAGTACCACTGATTGCTAACGGCGAAATATGGAATTATCAAGACGGCCAAGACTGTATTAAAGTCACTGGTGTCGATTCTTTAATGGTATGTCGTGGCGCGTTCAACGTCCCAAACTTGGGTAATATGGTAAAACACAACCACCAAGCGATGCCCTGGCATGAAGTTGTCGACTTATTATTGCAGTATTCTCAATACGAGATGAAGGGCGATAAAGGGCTCTACTACCCAAACCGAGTTAAGCAATGGTTCTCGTACCTACGTCAGCAATACCCACAGGCTGCGGATCTGTTTAGGGAAATCCGAACGTTTAATAAAGCCGCTCCTATCATTGAGCACATTGAACGCTATCGATTAACACTCGATCAGTCGAGTAATCAGACAACACTGAATATCCTCCAGCGTTAA
- the malZ gene encoding maltodextrin glucosidase has translation MTLPFLFHSQTADGAQFDGQSLTVTLKTDSLNFDKVYLRHEPDNEEELVEMLETERQGRLKLWRVKFPINPDKAMTHYVFKVLVDQQQFWLDDRGIHKRMPSREYHFKFNSEHQPPTWVSEQVFYQVFPERFCNGKPEISVKTDEYRVKNNTRGVVAKHWGEAIDTEAGTGGSEFYGGDLYGVQSKLDYLQELGISTLYLNPIFESKSNHKYDTTDYMNVDPHFGTNAMFAELTADLHRRGMKVVLDAVFNHTSSEHPWFDRNGVTDNGAYHNTDSPYRDYYFFEDGSKNYSAWKGVQNLPVLNFNHQEVRDYIYQSDSAVIRHWLREPYNIDGWRFDVIHMLGEGEGATNNAHYVQAFRQAAKEENADTFVLGEHFFEASQWLQGDQEDGAMNYYGFAHPVRALLAKQDIAFDPIDINVQDFVTWLIEAKAKIPFSNQLTQLNQLDSHDTARFLTLLSCDEQKMKLAATLLFTYLGTPCLYYGTEVGMEGSHDPDNRRTFPWERAENLKSPWFVFYQKLIALRHERPSLQKGSIQTLHCSNTAWVYARQLDNEITLCVVNLSESEQALTVPLWQLGLNGGKADSLTEPHSIMYAGGNGCIQAKPNSVMLFSL, from the coding sequence ATGACTCTGCCCTTTCTATTTCACTCTCAAACTGCAGATGGTGCTCAGTTTGATGGTCAATCCCTAACCGTTACATTAAAAACAGACAGTTTGAATTTCGACAAAGTTTATCTTAGACACGAACCTGATAACGAGGAAGAACTGGTTGAAATGCTTGAAACAGAACGACAGGGGCGACTAAAGCTCTGGCGTGTCAAATTTCCAATAAATCCAGATAAAGCAATGACTCACTATGTGTTCAAGGTGCTTGTTGATCAGCAACAGTTTTGGTTGGATGACCGAGGTATTCATAAACGCATGCCTAGCCGCGAGTATCACTTCAAATTTAATTCAGAACATCAGCCGCCAACTTGGGTCAGTGAGCAAGTATTCTATCAAGTCTTTCCTGAACGGTTCTGTAATGGAAAGCCAGAAATAAGTGTAAAAACTGATGAGTACAGAGTCAAAAATAACACCAGAGGTGTCGTGGCAAAACATTGGGGAGAGGCAATCGATACTGAAGCCGGAACCGGTGGCAGCGAGTTTTACGGTGGGGATCTATATGGTGTGCAAAGTAAGTTGGATTATTTGCAAGAGCTGGGAATATCTACCCTTTATCTTAATCCAATTTTCGAGTCCAAAAGTAATCATAAGTACGACACAACGGATTATATGAATGTCGATCCGCATTTTGGAACCAACGCGATGTTTGCAGAATTGACTGCTGACCTTCATAGACGAGGAATGAAAGTGGTCTTGGATGCTGTGTTTAATCATACCTCGTCAGAGCATCCTTGGTTCGACCGAAATGGCGTTACTGATAATGGTGCTTACCATAATACAGATTCACCATATCGAGATTATTACTTCTTTGAAGACGGCTCTAAAAACTATTCTGCATGGAAAGGGGTGCAGAATTTACCTGTGCTCAACTTCAATCACCAAGAAGTGCGTGACTATATCTACCAAAGTGACAGTGCTGTGATCCGTCACTGGTTGAGGGAACCCTATAACATCGACGGGTGGCGTTTTGATGTTATTCATATGTTGGGAGAGGGAGAAGGGGCAACAAACAACGCACACTACGTTCAGGCGTTCAGGCAAGCGGCGAAAGAGGAAAACGCAGATACATTTGTGCTGGGTGAACACTTTTTTGAAGCCAGCCAATGGCTTCAAGGCGATCAAGAAGATGGCGCCATGAATTACTATGGGTTTGCGCACCCGGTAAGGGCTCTATTAGCAAAGCAGGATATCGCTTTTGACCCAATTGATATAAATGTGCAAGACTTTGTGACTTGGCTTATTGAGGCAAAAGCCAAAATTCCATTTTCGAATCAATTAACGCAGCTTAATCAGCTAGATAGCCATGATACGGCGAGGTTTTTGACGTTACTTTCTTGTGATGAGCAAAAAATGAAATTGGCCGCGACGTTATTGTTTACTTACCTAGGCACGCCTTGCCTTTATTATGGAACGGAAGTGGGGATGGAAGGAAGTCACGACCCTGACAACCGTCGAACATTTCCGTGGGAGCGAGCTGAAAACCTTAAGTCTCCTTGGTTTGTATTTTATCAAAAGTTGATTGCGTTAAGACACGAGCGTCCATCATTGCAAAAAGGGTCAATTCAAACGCTGCACTGTTCTAATACAGCGTGGGTTTATGCACGCCAGCTTGATAACGAAATCACCCTTTGCGTGGTCAACCTTAGCGAGTCTGAACAGGCGTTAACGGTACCGCTTTGGCAATTGGGATTGAATGGCGGTAAAGCCGATAGTTTAACCGAACCACACTCTATAATGTACGCCGGTGGTAATGGCTGTATCCAAGCGAAACCAAACAGTGTGATGCTGTTTAGTCTATAA
- a CDS encoding sensor domain-containing diguanylate cyclase — MIKKDHYFSLRFIALAPAAILVSTILIIIFIYIQRLEQAVEHQYKYIETSLTRAGKIATTIDYSLGSIPGHNEPVLMTHDGMIKDGLCRILPKDAVLRSKIKNDDLPSVEIDYMIVGRPETCKLNSPLYQSLQNKITSAKLLSFFQDIDFNIDGVRFVDRLGFVISSPRAFSQHLNSDQLDNMIGGPAWQKATMNRRVISVFGPHISFDNPDEIISVMTSVYSGKSFEGVLTVDLDLKRLLNRHSQVSGDIKLIGQFNAIDFRAVSFERELKLEGMMHNHALAYQWHFKDELVAFLVAEKYALAICIFLYSLVVVSLFYFNSRIERTYYKRMASHDPMTGLLNRRGMENYWYDSHFKQYLALATLDVDDFKTINDRFGHDVGDDAICYVANQMMANISSKDAVARFGGEEFVVCVTGEDKDALISVIERLRSAISEGSCEALDGGCTLSGGLVLVDSNQNYSFSYLLKQADRLLYQAKTTGKNKLISSDKLANNSM; from the coding sequence GTGATAAAGAAAGACCACTATTTTAGTTTGCGATTTATTGCTTTAGCTCCAGCAGCAATTTTAGTATCGACCATTCTTATCATCATTTTTATTTACATACAGCGTCTAGAGCAGGCCGTAGAACATCAATATAAATACATTGAAACTTCACTGACAAGGGCAGGGAAAATAGCGACGACCATTGATTATAGCCTGGGTAGTATACCTGGTCATAATGAACCAGTTCTGATGACCCATGATGGCATGATAAAAGACGGGCTGTGTCGTATTTTACCTAAAGATGCGGTTTTGCGTTCAAAAATTAAGAACGATGATCTCCCGTCCGTTGAAATCGATTATATGATTGTAGGTCGTCCAGAGACTTGTAAGCTAAATAGCCCCTTATATCAGTCTTTACAAAATAAAATAACGTCAGCAAAGTTGTTGTCTTTCTTTCAAGATATTGACTTTAATATCGATGGCGTGCGTTTTGTTGATCGGTTGGGCTTTGTTATTTCCTCTCCACGCGCCTTTAGTCAGCACCTGAATTCTGATCAGTTGGACAATATGATTGGTGGCCCTGCTTGGCAGAAAGCAACGATGAATCGACGTGTTATCAGTGTTTTTGGCCCACATATTTCGTTTGATAACCCAGATGAAATCATTAGTGTTATGACGTCTGTGTATTCAGGTAAATCCTTTGAAGGCGTTCTCACTGTCGACCTTGATCTTAAGCGTTTATTGAATCGCCATTCGCAAGTGAGTGGTGACATAAAGTTGATTGGGCAATTTAATGCGATTGATTTTAGGGCTGTATCTTTTGAGCGAGAGTTAAAGTTAGAGGGAATGATGCACAATCATGCGCTTGCTTATCAGTGGCATTTCAAAGATGAATTGGTGGCATTTTTGGTTGCTGAAAAATACGCATTAGCGATATGTATTTTTTTATATTCACTCGTGGTGGTTTCTTTATTCTATTTTAACTCGCGTATTGAACGCACATATTATAAGCGAATGGCATCTCATGATCCTATGACGGGATTACTTAACCGTCGAGGCATGGAAAATTACTGGTACGATTCGCATTTCAAACAATATTTGGCGTTAGCTACGTTAGATGTCGATGACTTTAAAACCATTAATGACAGATTTGGTCACGATGTGGGCGATGATGCTATTTGTTATGTGGCAAATCAAATGATGGCCAATATTAGTAGTAAGGATGCGGTTGCTAGGTTTGGTGGTGAGGAGTTCGTTGTTTGTGTCACTGGAGAGGATAAAGATGCCCTTATTTCTGTTATAGAGCGTCTTCGTTCGGCTATTTCAGAAGGTTCATGTGAAGCCCTTGATGGCGGTTGCACACTTTCTGGTGGTCTTGTTTTGGTTGATAGTAACCAAAATTATTCATTTTCATACTTGCTCAAACAAGCCGATAGACTGCTCTATCAAGCGAAAACGACGGGAAAAAACAAGCTTATTTCTAGCGATAAATTAGCGAACAACAGTATGTAA
- a CDS encoding ABC transporter ATP-binding protein, with translation MIFLEDIEVTFNAGTILENKALRGVDLIVPEHQFLTVIGSNGAGKSTLLGAVTGETPMAGGSVVIGDTDMTSWSVDKRAAQCARVFQDPLAGTCGDLTIEENMALAYMRGKSRGWSMSLSSKRRALFKERISILGLGLEDRLGDSIGLLSGGQRQAVSLVMATLSDSKLLLLDEHTAALDPRMAAFIIDLTKTVVKEFNLTVMMVTHSMKDALACGDRTVMLHQGKIVLDVAGNERSTMQVPDLLEMFSKVRGEELADDSLLLS, from the coding sequence ATGATTTTCTTGGAAGATATAGAAGTTACCTTTAATGCCGGAACTATTTTAGAAAACAAAGCACTTCGTGGTGTCGACCTCATTGTACCTGAACATCAATTTTTAACGGTAATCGGTTCAAATGGGGCCGGTAAATCAACGTTGCTTGGCGCCGTGACTGGTGAAACGCCCATGGCGGGTGGCAGCGTTGTAATTGGTGATACTGACATGACAAGTTGGTCTGTTGATAAGCGTGCTGCACAATGTGCGCGCGTATTTCAAGACCCGTTGGCAGGGACATGTGGTGATTTAACCATTGAGGAAAATATGGCGCTTGCTTATATGCGCGGTAAATCTCGTGGTTGGAGTATGTCCTTAAGCAGCAAACGTAGAGCGTTGTTTAAAGAACGTATTAGCATTCTAGGTCTTGGTTTAGAAGATAGGTTAGGAGACAGCATAGGCTTGCTTTCCGGTGGTCAACGACAGGCTGTGAGCTTAGTTATGGCGACATTATCTGACAGTAAGCTATTGCTGCTCGATGAGCACACAGCGGCGCTTGATCCCCGTATGGCTGCTTTTATTATTGATCTCACTAAAACCGTTGTTAAAGAGTTTAATTTAACGGTCATGATGGTTACTCACTCAATGAAAGATGCATTGGCGTGTGGCGACAGAACCGTGATGCTTCATCAGGGGAAAATTGTTCTAGATGTTGCCGGTAATGAAAGGTCAACAATGCAAGTGCCCGATTTACTTGAGATGTTCTCTAAAGTGCGTGGTGAGGAATTAGCCGACGATAGCCTTTTGTTGAGCTAG
- a CDS encoding ABC transporter permease, producing MSAFAFFGALEIGLIYGLVALGVYLTFRVLDFPDLSVDGSFPMGAAVAATAIVAGINPWVATGLAILAGAATGWVTAFLTVRCGILHLLASILTMIAAFSINIRIMGRPNMALIGEDTILTPFEALGDSMYVRPIVVAVLVLLSAIFIVRLLNSDFGLGLRATGVNARMVAAQGASTGFYTYFCLAISNGFVGFAGALFAQTNSFADVTSGVGTIVVGLAAVILGQTLIPGKRIWVAVVAVIVGSVLYRLAVAFALSSGMFGLQASDLNLVTAVLVALALVAPKLKKSMNAKKKSKEAQVKKANAKKANAKKHYLRRR from the coding sequence ATGTCTGCTTTTGCATTTTTTGGGGCTCTGGAAATAGGGCTCATCTATGGGTTAGTTGCACTTGGCGTGTACCTAACTTTTCGTGTTTTAGACTTCCCCGATCTTAGTGTTGATGGCAGCTTTCCGATGGGGGCTGCTGTAGCGGCAACCGCAATCGTTGCTGGTATTAACCCATGGGTCGCGACAGGCCTCGCTATTTTGGCCGGGGCTGCCACCGGTTGGGTAACTGCATTTTTAACCGTACGTTGTGGCATTCTGCATTTACTGGCCTCTATCCTGACGATGATCGCCGCGTTTTCTATCAATATTCGTATAATGGGCCGACCTAATATGGCTCTGATCGGCGAAGACACCATCTTGACGCCATTTGAAGCGCTTGGCGATTCCATGTATGTACGCCCAATTGTGGTGGCTGTATTGGTGCTGTTGTCAGCTATTTTTATTGTTCGATTGCTTAATAGTGACTTTGGATTAGGGTTGCGAGCAACCGGTGTGAACGCAAGAATGGTCGCAGCGCAAGGAGCCAGCACCGGGTTTTACACCTATTTTTGTTTGGCTATTTCGAATGGGTTTGTTGGTTTTGCTGGTGCCTTGTTTGCACAAACTAATAGTTTCGCAGATGTCACCTCTGGTGTGGGCACCATTGTCGTAGGCTTGGCTGCGGTAATCTTAGGGCAAACTTTGATTCCTGGTAAACGCATTTGGGTAGCGGTTGTTGCGGTTATTGTGGGCTCAGTATTATACCGATTGGCCGTCGCATTTGCGTTAAGTTCGGGTATGTTCGGCTTACAAGCGTCAGATTTAAACTTGGTCACAGCGGTTCTCGTTGCGTTGGCTTTGGTTGCTCCTAAGCTGAAAAAAAGCATGAACGCTAAAAAGAAATCCAAAGAAGCTCAAGTTAAAAAAGCTAACGCAAAAAAGGCGAATGCAAAAAAACACTATCTAAGAAGGAGGTAG